A genomic segment from Polyangium mundeleinium encodes:
- a CDS encoding outer membrane protein assembly factor BamB family protein, with protein sequence MYRHLDPHAPLLVLAFGGYVIAVERRTGKLVWQQQYHEPYTARLLFAPGRVLLGYHKELVCLAYTTGQVLWRTAVPTSTDSIVVDGDEIFFGAVGEAGCVDVNTGALLWHHPFTGMGTSAVALGVPGNVAQIDRSR encoded by the coding sequence ATGTATCGACATCTGGACCCCCACGCCCCGCTGCTCGTGCTCGCCTTTGGAGGGTATGTCATCGCGGTCGAGCGTCGCACCGGCAAGCTCGTATGGCAGCAGCAGTACCACGAGCCGTACACGGCGCGGCTCTTGTTCGCGCCCGGACGCGTGCTGCTCGGTTATCACAAGGAGCTCGTCTGCCTCGCTTACACCACCGGCCAGGTGCTATGGCGAACGGCTGTGCCGACGTCGACAGACTCGATCGTTGTCGACGGCGACGAGATCTTCTTTGGTGCTGTCGGCGAGGCCGGCTGCGTGGACGTGAACACGGGCGCGCTGCTCTGGCATCACCCTTTCACGGGCATGGGTACGTCCGCCGTCGCCCTCGGCGTGCCAGGCAACGTCGCGCAGATCGATCGCAGTCGATGA
- a CDS encoding ATP-grasp domain-containing protein: protein MRHTIDHFLRRMCEPEAVPRITLISDLDRAFDIHADPRNVAMIKRRHTFWTKLARLRSWDLSVRHAGALDASLGDVRGSVCWIDLPMLPRESYRALFDRVSAQKPACVLDAPDDVERVLGLDRSYPVLTRAGIPTPRTAFLRVDDACAAAIDSPAAVRSKLTEAIYNALSDAEIDPHEGIFVRGFYSSTKSTNPEHYFGNNQADIEATVFEVIRRLRVALDVGGLALREHIDLERIELPALAGARDAIRVPFEVRLTVLGGRLLMASYHGPFEVLADEPRHALESALAARRWVVDDAVRALAPALLAADLPPNYVADLAFLRGGGPVVLELNPLYAAGYNVPAAHALLVAALGADLARRAGYAESTQAEILESAAELIGGRVEQSPGVMWPLPNLAQRGASPP, encoded by the coding sequence GTGCGGCACACCATCGATCACTTCCTCCGCCGGATGTGCGAACCTGAGGCGGTGCCCCGCATCACGCTGATCTCCGACCTCGACCGCGCTTTTGACATCCACGCCGACCCTCGCAACGTGGCCATGATCAAACGCCGCCACACCTTCTGGACCAAGCTCGCCCGGTTGCGTTCCTGGGACCTCTCGGTCCGTCATGCAGGCGCTCTGGACGCGTCCCTTGGCGATGTGCGCGGCAGCGTGTGCTGGATCGACCTGCCGATGCTTCCCCGCGAGAGCTACAGGGCCCTTTTCGATCGCGTCAGCGCCCAGAAGCCAGCATGCGTCCTGGACGCTCCCGACGACGTGGAGCGGGTCCTCGGACTCGATCGTTCTTATCCGGTCCTCACGCGCGCCGGCATCCCCACCCCGCGCACGGCCTTTCTGCGCGTGGATGACGCGTGCGCCGCGGCCATCGACTCGCCAGCAGCTGTGCGCAGCAAGTTGACCGAGGCGATCTACAATGCTCTCTCCGATGCGGAGATCGATCCTCACGAAGGCATCTTCGTTCGAGGCTTCTATTCGTCGACCAAGTCGACCAACCCGGAACATTACTTCGGGAACAACCAGGCGGATATCGAGGCCACCGTCTTCGAGGTGATCCGCCGCCTGCGCGTGGCCCTCGACGTCGGCGGCCTCGCATTACGTGAACACATCGATCTCGAGCGAATCGAGCTACCAGCGCTTGCGGGCGCGCGTGATGCCATTCGTGTCCCCTTCGAGGTGCGGCTCACGGTGCTGGGCGGGCGTCTGCTGATGGCGAGTTATCATGGCCCTTTCGAGGTCCTCGCCGACGAGCCGCGCCATGCCCTCGAAAGCGCGCTTGCCGCCCGGCGTTGGGTCGTCGACGATGCCGTACGCGCTCTCGCGCCGGCCCTGCTCGCGGCGGATCTGCCGCCGAACTACGTGGCGGATCTCGCCTTCCTTCGAGGAGGCGGGCCGGTGGTGCTCGAGCTCAACCCGCTTTATGCCGCAGGCTACAACGTGCCCGCGGCGCACGCCTTGCTCGTCGCTGCGCTGGGCGCCGATCTCGCACGCCGTGCTGGGTATGCCGAGTCGACGCAAGCCGAGATTCTCGAGAGTGCGGCAGAGCTCATCGGAGGACGCGTCGAACAGAGCCCCGGGGTCATGTGGCCTCTCCCCAACCTCGCGCAACGCGGCGCGTCGCCCCCATAG
- a CDS encoding AAA family ATPase, with the protein MLFIPNYFELDKIHEGPGVAIFRALRDNDRAPVVIKVTRGERPHPRELARLRHEHAILRMLEGPGVIKAHALLRVGAGLALVLEDTGGASLALRLRRGPLELRACLDIALALARILDGVHARGVIHKDVNPNNVLVGERPSDVRLIDFGIATLLSHESAPTGGHAFLEGTLSYIAPEQTGLLRRTVDSRADLYSLGATIYEMLTGAPPFDEQDPIDLVHSHAARVPAPPHERRRGIPDVLSAIVMKLLAKAAEDRYQQAAALAADLSRCVAALDAGGDIEAFELGRRDIRDTLTIPEKLYGRETEVAALLSTFDRMSRGGAAEIVLLAGAAGVGKSVLVQEVQRTLALRGGQLVAGKFDALRRDMPFSAFTQIFRELVKGVLSEPPDRFAERRSALLAALGEGGALLIDLVPELERVIGPQPPAPPAGPVEAQNRLGMLMQSFVRALSGPQRMLVFFIDDLQWADAASLWLMRLLTTDPAGSAVVLMGAYRDTEVDDTHPLRMTLREIRKQGVIPTELAIRPLDEESVVRLLGDTLPRSAPERLRTLAGQLGAKTGGNPFFLSQLLLALHRDGLFRVDRAEGKWTWDDAEIAAAPIADNVADLMAARLGQLDLRAQQMVSIAACIGREFDLATLHAIAGEPPGRVAASLWPALREGFLVPLDQDYLLLPTSEDGEVPSVAPGFYPSDATAVDGETAINARYRFLHDRVEQAAYALASAEVRAGVHLRIGRRLHRALGEGARPEELFDAARQLNAGAAHLQDGEEKRAVARLNLQAGRAAKGQGAYSEAAAFLAAGVALIHDEGWVDEDDLSFALVRDQAECEAMAGRSAQADALIDIILGRAGRAWQRADAYGVRAIMYTSLGRFSEAMDAGRAGLALLGVDLPRTPEEAEETATREAERIDRLLTEGGSGALLASPELKDPEELAAARILPDLLVPAYCIDIRFWKLVLATQTLRGMTRGHCGPTAQSYVSYGFYLAGALGRYAESRVFGEVGLTLAEAHGDPALLCKVTQSFATFAGYAHPLRGVLPHFARARQLSLQSGELVYGSFACVFVPVTLFRLGDPLDVVTAEARRSSAILKRIQNPMSSAQLLAIQQTIACMRGDTESPTSFNDGTFDEAAWVAGLDPVMMGFVRVLYFTYKTLTLFLHDRPSAALPLIESAEEAAGAVVGHHWPTDLPFYASLVLAAVHADAKPEERPRLLDRLARYREKLSSLADACPENTAHRHALVAAEIARLEGRPGEAMDAYEQAIALAGKHGFTQDEAIANELYGLFFLGRGQSKNARTYLTEAHYGYLRWGATIKVAQLERKHRALLSTPDVPPAPAVGVGATTLSIRSTVGKLLDLTTAVRAAQALSGEIVLDQLIERLMRIILANAGAERGFLILDRGGAWVVEARFQVSPDLVESRLDTPLEARADLAQSIVRYVARTQEPLVLESAARDPRFAADAHVRSAAPQSVLAVALIHQGRCRGVLYLEHNRTAGAFAEERLEFLQMLCAQAVISIENAMLYDRLQSMSAELRELNQHLEQGIARRTEELSAAKERLERELEERAQAETARAALQEEIIQMQSARLEELSMPLIPIMEEILVLPLIGTMDTQRAEAMMQAVLHGAQAHRARTVIIDVTGMKRVDARAAGALLQSASALRLIGAEVVLTGMRPDFARAIVDLDLDLAAIVTKGTLQSGIAYAMGRARRRN; encoded by the coding sequence ATGCTCTTCATTCCAAATTATTTCGAACTCGATAAGATTCACGAGGGGCCTGGGGTAGCCATTTTCCGTGCTCTCCGGGACAACGATCGCGCACCTGTCGTGATCAAAGTGACGCGGGGGGAGCGTCCGCACCCGCGCGAGCTGGCCAGGCTGCGCCACGAGCATGCCATCTTGCGCATGCTGGAGGGTCCGGGCGTCATCAAGGCCCACGCGCTCCTCCGGGTTGGCGCCGGCCTCGCGCTCGTCCTGGAGGACACCGGCGGCGCATCGCTCGCTCTCCGCCTGCGACGCGGCCCGCTCGAGCTCCGCGCCTGCCTCGACATCGCGCTCGCGCTCGCCCGAATCCTCGACGGCGTCCATGCGCGCGGCGTCATCCATAAAGACGTCAACCCGAACAATGTCCTCGTGGGGGAGCGCCCCTCCGACGTCCGGCTCATCGATTTCGGCATCGCCACGCTCCTGTCCCACGAAAGCGCACCCACAGGGGGTCACGCGTTCCTTGAAGGGACGCTCTCCTATATCGCCCCCGAGCAGACCGGCCTCCTAAGGCGCACGGTGGACTCCCGCGCGGATCTCTACTCCCTCGGCGCCACGATCTACGAGATGCTGACCGGCGCCCCGCCGTTCGACGAGCAGGACCCCATCGATCTCGTGCACAGCCACGCCGCGCGTGTGCCTGCACCCCCTCACGAGCGGCGGAGGGGGATCCCGGACGTCCTGTCCGCGATTGTGATGAAGCTCCTCGCCAAGGCCGCGGAAGACCGTTATCAGCAAGCCGCCGCGCTCGCGGCCGATCTTTCGAGGTGCGTCGCGGCGCTCGACGCCGGCGGCGACATCGAGGCGTTCGAGCTCGGGCGCAGGGACATCCGCGATACGCTGACCATTCCGGAGAAGCTCTACGGGCGCGAAACCGAAGTCGCGGCCCTCCTTTCGACGTTCGACAGGATGAGCCGCGGCGGGGCGGCGGAGATCGTCCTCCTCGCGGGCGCGGCGGGCGTCGGCAAATCGGTGCTCGTCCAGGAAGTGCAGCGCACCCTCGCGCTTCGAGGGGGCCAGCTCGTCGCCGGCAAATTCGACGCGCTGCGCCGCGATATGCCGTTCAGCGCGTTCACGCAGATTTTCCGCGAGCTCGTGAAGGGCGTGCTCAGCGAGCCGCCGGATCGGTTCGCGGAGCGCCGGAGCGCGCTTCTCGCGGCGCTGGGCGAGGGCGGCGCGCTCCTCATCGACCTCGTTCCCGAGCTCGAGCGTGTCATCGGCCCTCAGCCCCCCGCCCCCCCCGCGGGTCCCGTCGAAGCGCAGAACAGGCTCGGCATGCTGATGCAGAGCTTCGTCCGCGCCCTCTCCGGCCCGCAACGCATGCTCGTCTTCTTCATCGACGATCTGCAATGGGCCGACGCCGCATCGCTCTGGCTCATGCGCCTGCTCACGACGGATCCGGCCGGGAGCGCCGTCGTGCTCATGGGAGCCTATCGGGACACCGAGGTGGACGACACACACCCGCTTCGAATGACGCTGCGCGAAATCCGGAAGCAGGGCGTGATTCCGACGGAGCTCGCGATCCGTCCGCTCGACGAGGAGAGCGTCGTGAGGCTCCTTGGGGACACCCTCCCGCGGAGCGCTCCGGAGCGCCTCCGGACGCTCGCCGGGCAGCTCGGTGCCAAGACGGGGGGCAATCCGTTTTTCCTCTCGCAGCTCCTCCTCGCGCTCCATCGCGACGGCCTCTTTCGCGTGGATCGAGCCGAGGGGAAATGGACGTGGGACGACGCCGAGATCGCGGCGGCGCCAATCGCGGACAACGTGGCCGATCTCATGGCCGCGCGCCTCGGGCAGCTCGATCTGCGCGCCCAGCAAATGGTATCCATCGCGGCGTGCATCGGCCGCGAGTTCGACCTGGCGACGCTGCATGCAATCGCCGGCGAGCCCCCGGGCCGCGTGGCCGCATCGTTATGGCCCGCCCTTCGGGAGGGGTTCCTCGTGCCCCTGGATCAGGACTACCTGCTCCTGCCGACGTCGGAGGACGGCGAGGTCCCGAGCGTCGCGCCCGGCTTCTATCCCTCGGACGCCACCGCCGTGGACGGGGAGACCGCGATCAATGCGCGGTATCGATTCCTGCACGATCGCGTCGAGCAAGCGGCGTACGCGCTGGCCTCGGCCGAGGTACGGGCCGGGGTTCACCTGCGGATTGGACGGCGGCTCCATCGTGCGCTCGGCGAGGGCGCGCGGCCCGAGGAGCTCTTCGACGCGGCCCGCCAGCTCAATGCGGGCGCCGCTCACCTCCAGGACGGCGAGGAGAAGCGGGCGGTCGCGCGGCTCAATCTCCAGGCCGGCCGGGCCGCGAAGGGCCAAGGCGCGTACAGCGAGGCGGCGGCCTTCCTCGCGGCGGGCGTCGCCCTGATCCACGACGAGGGGTGGGTCGACGAAGACGACCTGTCGTTCGCGCTCGTCCGGGATCAGGCGGAGTGCGAGGCCATGGCGGGGCGCTCCGCCCAGGCCGACGCGCTCATCGATATCATTCTCGGGCGGGCCGGCCGCGCGTGGCAGCGCGCAGACGCCTACGGCGTGCGTGCCATCATGTACACCTCGCTCGGGCGTTTCTCCGAGGCGATGGACGCGGGGCGTGCGGGCCTCGCGCTGCTCGGCGTCGACCTCCCCCGGACCCCGGAGGAAGCGGAGGAGACCGCGACGCGCGAGGCCGAGCGGATCGATCGCCTCCTCACGGAGGGGGGCTCTGGCGCGCTCCTCGCGTCGCCTGAGCTGAAGGATCCCGAGGAGCTCGCGGCGGCCCGGATTCTCCCCGATCTGCTGGTCCCTGCGTACTGCATCGACATCCGGTTCTGGAAGCTGGTCCTCGCCACGCAGACCTTGCGCGGGATGACGCGTGGCCATTGCGGCCCGACCGCTCAATCCTATGTGTCGTACGGATTCTATCTGGCCGGGGCGCTCGGGCGTTATGCCGAAAGCCGCGTCTTCGGCGAGGTCGGGCTCACGCTCGCCGAGGCGCACGGCGACCCGGCGCTGCTCTGCAAGGTGACCCAGTCGTTCGCGACGTTCGCCGGGTATGCACATCCGTTGCGGGGGGTGCTCCCGCACTTCGCGCGGGCCCGGCAATTGAGCCTCCAGTCGGGCGAGCTCGTGTATGGCTCGTTCGCGTGTGTCTTCGTCCCGGTGACCCTCTTTCGGCTGGGCGATCCGCTCGACGTCGTGACCGCCGAGGCGCGCCGCAGCAGCGCCATCCTGAAGCGGATCCAGAACCCCATGTCGAGCGCACAGCTCCTCGCGATTCAGCAGACGATCGCCTGCATGCGGGGAGACACCGAGAGCCCCACGTCCTTCAACGACGGGACATTCGACGAGGCGGCGTGGGTCGCGGGCCTCGATCCGGTCATGATGGGGTTTGTCCGGGTCCTTTATTTCACCTACAAGACCCTCACGCTGTTCCTGCACGACCGTCCCTCCGCGGCGCTCCCGCTCATCGAGAGCGCCGAGGAGGCCGCGGGGGCCGTCGTGGGGCATCACTGGCCGACCGATCTGCCGTTTTATGCGAGCCTCGTGCTCGCCGCGGTGCACGCGGATGCGAAGCCCGAAGAGAGGCCGCGCCTCCTCGATCGGCTCGCCCGGTACCGGGAAAAACTGTCTTCGCTTGCGGACGCCTGCCCGGAGAACACCGCGCACCGGCACGCCCTCGTCGCGGCCGAGATCGCGAGGCTCGAAGGGCGCCCCGGCGAAGCCATGGACGCCTACGAGCAGGCCATCGCGCTGGCCGGGAAGCACGGATTCACGCAGGACGAGGCGATCGCGAACGAGCTCTACGGCCTCTTCTTCCTCGGGCGGGGACAATCGAAGAACGCCCGCACCTATTTGACCGAGGCTCATTATGGTTACCTCCGCTGGGGTGCCACGATCAAGGTCGCGCAGCTCGAAAGAAAACACAGGGCCCTCTTGTCTACGCCGGACGTCCCGCCCGCCCCTGCCGTCGGGGTCGGCGCGACGACCCTCTCGATCCGGTCGACGGTCGGCAAGCTGCTCGACCTGACGACCGCCGTTCGCGCCGCGCAGGCGCTCTCCGGCGAGATCGTCCTGGATCAGCTCATCGAGCGGTTGATGCGCATCATCCTCGCCAATGCCGGCGCGGAGCGTGGCTTTCTGATCCTCGATCGGGGCGGCGCGTGGGTCGTCGAGGCCCGGTTCCAGGTCAGCCCGGATCTCGTGGAATCTCGGCTCGACACCCCCCTCGAAGCGCGCGCGGATCTGGCCCAATCCATCGTCCGCTACGTGGCGCGCACGCAAGAGCCGCTCGTGCTGGAGAGCGCCGCGCGCGACCCGCGTTTCGCGGCGGACGCTCACGTGCGGAGCGCCGCTCCTCAGAGCGTGCTCGCCGTCGCGCTGATCCACCAGGGCCGCTGTCGCGGCGTCCTGTACCTCGAACACAACCGCACCGCAGGCGCGTTCGCCGAGGAGCGGCTGGAGTTCTTGCAGATGCTCTGCGCGCAAGCGGTCATCTCCATCGAAAACGCGATGCTTTATGATCGGCTGCAATCGATGAGCGCCGAGCTCCGGGAGCTCAACCAGCACCTCGAACAGGGAATCGCCCGCCGCACCGAGGAGCTCTCCGCGGCCAAGGAGCGCCTGGAGCGGGAGCTCGAAGAGCGCGCGCAGGCGGAGACGGCGCGCGCCGCGCTTCAGGAGGAGATCATCCAGATGCAAAGCGCGCGGCTCGAAGAGCTCTCGATGCCGCTCATCCCGATTATGGAGGAGATCCTCGTGCTCCCCCTCATCGGGACGATGGACACGCAGCGCGCCGAGGCGATGATGCAAGCGGTCCTCCACGGAGCCCAAGCGCACAGGGCGCGCACGGTCATCATCGACGTGACGGGGATGAAGCGCGTGGACGCGCGCGCGGCTGGCGCGTTGCTGCAGTCGGCGAGCGCGCTCCGCCTGATCGGCGCCGAGGTCGTCCTGACGGGCATGCGCCCGGACTTCGCGCGCGCGATCGTGGATCTCGACCTCGACCTCGCCGCCATCGTGACCAAGGGGACGCTCCAGAGCGGCATCGCCTACGCAATGGGACGCGCACGCCGGCGGAATTGA
- a CDS encoding nuclear transport factor 2 family protein: MSGKAQIRQKLEIHDLVARFADLVNRKAMNEMHHLFTPDAVLDITGFQHIVGRANIITFLTDILSLWSGIVQAVHSGTVELVPDTHPQRATGRWYLTEFGVKESVDTYVGGVYSDDYVRTASGFRFTRRRFDLLYMRAGTTVTAQPFPSDLP; the protein is encoded by the coding sequence ATGTCCGGAAAAGCTCAGATCAGGCAAAAGCTCGAGATTCACGACCTCGTCGCCAGGTTCGCTGATCTCGTGAACCGCAAGGCGATGAATGAAATGCACCACCTCTTCACGCCGGATGCGGTGCTCGACATCACCGGCTTCCAGCACATCGTCGGTCGCGCCAACATCATCACGTTCCTGACCGACATCCTGAGCCTTTGGAGCGGTATCGTGCAGGCGGTCCACTCCGGCACCGTCGAGCTCGTGCCGGATACGCACCCCCAGCGGGCCACGGGGCGCTGGTACCTGACCGAATTCGGCGTGAAGGAGAGCGTCGACACCTATGTGGGCGGCGTCTACAGCGATGACTACGTGCGGACGGCGAGCGGATTCCGGTTCACCCGGCGTCGGTTCGATCTTCTTTACATGCGCGCCGGGACGACCGTCACGGCCCAGCCGTTTCCCTCCGACCTGCCCTGA
- a CDS encoding DUF4350 domain-containing protein: MMKRILCMGLFIVGLVHCSGGENGATTSPGGQGGGAGGSSSSAGGNGGMNAGGGGAGGEGGIVFPSGSGGGSCTPVSAVETVCDGKDDDCNGRVDDVDVGKDGICDCLRLGIVGSPGSKPSSNFQAWLAARGTSVERTHQTPAEVFDAAFLDKYDVIIFDRLARTYTAEEANALTAWVEMRGGFVSMTGYTDAAPDFYTNTLLAPFGLEYQPGLHSEPVTMFAAHPVTAGLSSVTFQGGYLVKDLGGSSGTSAAIGSISAGPVAFAHERGKGRAVVWGDEWIEYDSEWQSLPEIEQLWVNILAWIGPQDSCQVTVPK; encoded by the coding sequence ATGATGAAGCGTATCTTGTGCATGGGGTTGTTTATCGTGGGGCTCGTCCACTGCTCGGGGGGCGAAAACGGGGCGACGACCAGCCCCGGGGGGCAAGGGGGCGGTGCGGGGGGATCGAGCTCGAGCGCGGGCGGGAACGGAGGCATGAACGCGGGCGGCGGCGGCGCGGGAGGCGAAGGAGGCATCGTCTTCCCGAGCGGCTCCGGGGGCGGGTCGTGCACGCCGGTGAGCGCGGTCGAGACGGTGTGCGACGGCAAGGACGACGATTGCAACGGCCGTGTCGATGACGTGGATGTGGGGAAGGATGGGATCTGCGATTGCTTGCGGCTCGGCATCGTCGGCAGCCCGGGGAGTAAGCCCTCCTCGAACTTCCAGGCCTGGCTCGCGGCACGAGGCACGAGCGTGGAGCGGACGCACCAGACGCCCGCGGAGGTCTTCGACGCTGCGTTCCTCGATAAGTACGACGTCATCATCTTCGATCGGCTGGCTCGAACGTACACGGCCGAGGAAGCGAACGCCCTCACGGCGTGGGTGGAGATGCGGGGTGGGTTCGTCTCGATGACGGGATATACCGACGCGGCACCTGATTTCTACACGAACACGCTGCTCGCCCCGTTCGGGCTCGAGTACCAGCCCGGTCTGCACTCCGAGCCAGTGACGATGTTCGCGGCGCATCCGGTGACCGCGGGGCTCTCGTCGGTGACGTTCCAAGGCGGGTACCTGGTCAAGGACCTCGGCGGGAGCAGCGGCACGAGCGCGGCGATCGGGAGCATCTCGGCCGGGCCCGTGGCATTCGCGCACGAGCGGGGCAAGGGCCGGGCCGTGGTGTGGGGCGACGAGTGGATCGAGTACGACAGCGAATGGCAATCGCTGCCCGAGATCGAGCAGCTATGGGTCAACATTCTCGCGTGGATCGGACCTCAGGATAGCTGTCAGGTGACGGTGCCGAAATGA